Proteins co-encoded in one Xanthomonas campestris pv. badrii genomic window:
- a CDS encoding NADP-dependent malic enzyme produces the protein MSTDDFKQAALDYHRQQPAGKIKVTATKPMLTQRDLSLAYSPGVAFACEAIVEDATQASELTARGNLVAVISNGTAVLGLGNIGPLASKPVMEGKGVLFQKFAGIDVFDIEINENDPDKLVDIIASLEPTFGGINLEDIKAPECFIVERKLRERMNIPVFHDDQHGTAIIVGAAVLNALVVTGKKIEEVKLATTGMGAAGISCVNMLVSLGLKPENILALDRDGVIHTGRTDLDPDKQRYARDTDKRTLAEIVEGADIFLGLSAAGILKPEMVASMARQPVIFALANPNPEITPEVAKAVRPDCIIGTGRSDYPNQINNVLCFPYLFRGALDVGATGINEEMKIACVKAIAAMARREASDLGAAYGGETPSFGPDYLIPRPLDPRLLVELSSAVAQAAMDSGVATRPIADMEAYRDKLGQFVYRTSLMMKPVYDRARADKQRVVYAEGEEEVVLRAVQNVVDEGLAFPILIGRPDVIEARIERMGLRLTAGVDFEITNILDDPRFNDYWQYYHALTERRGVTVTAAKELMRSRPTLIAAVMVARGEADAMLSGVVGRFHKKLGYARSVIPLEPRVSSTSAMTGVINQLGVFFFLDTHVQEDPTVEQVVEATLQAAYRLKLFGIEPNIALLSHSNFGSHDSRDALKMRQVREALLKRKPELNIDGEMQGDTAWDEALRKQIMPNSTLKGRANLFVLPNLEAANIAYNLVRVFTDGVAIGPILMGISKPVHILTTSATSRRVMNMTAIAAVDAQIRRQRDAEKSASEKSGS, from the coding sequence ATGTCCACCGACGACTTCAAACAGGCCGCCCTCGACTATCACCGCCAGCAGCCGGCCGGCAAGATCAAGGTCACCGCGACCAAGCCGATGCTGACCCAGCGCGATCTGTCGCTGGCGTACTCGCCCGGCGTGGCGTTTGCCTGCGAGGCCATCGTCGAAGACGCCACCCAGGCCAGCGAGCTCACCGCGCGCGGCAACCTGGTGGCGGTGATCAGCAACGGCACCGCGGTGCTGGGCCTGGGCAACATCGGCCCGCTGGCCTCCAAGCCGGTGATGGAAGGCAAGGGCGTGCTGTTCCAGAAGTTCGCCGGCATCGACGTGTTCGATATCGAAATCAACGAGAACGACCCGGACAAGCTGGTGGACATCATCGCCAGCCTGGAGCCCACCTTCGGCGGCATCAACCTGGAAGACATCAAGGCGCCGGAATGCTTCATCGTCGAGCGCAAGCTGCGCGAGCGCATGAACATCCCCGTGTTCCATGACGACCAGCACGGCACCGCGATCATCGTCGGCGCCGCCGTGCTCAACGCGCTGGTGGTCACCGGCAAGAAGATCGAAGAGGTCAAGCTGGCCACCACCGGCATGGGCGCGGCGGGTATTTCCTGCGTCAACATGCTGGTCTCGCTGGGCCTGAAGCCGGAGAACATCCTGGCGCTGGACCGCGACGGGGTGATCCACACCGGCCGCACCGACCTGGACCCGGACAAGCAGCGCTACGCGCGCGATACCGACAAGCGCACCCTGGCCGAGATCGTCGAGGGCGCCGATATCTTCCTGGGCCTGTCGGCCGCCGGCATCCTCAAGCCGGAGATGGTCGCCAGCATGGCGCGCCAGCCGGTGATCTTCGCGCTGGCCAATCCCAACCCGGAAATCACCCCGGAAGTGGCCAAGGCGGTGCGCCCGGATTGCATCATCGGCACCGGCCGGTCGGACTACCCGAACCAGATCAACAACGTGCTGTGCTTCCCGTACCTGTTCCGCGGCGCGCTGGACGTGGGTGCCACCGGCATCAACGAAGAGATGAAGATCGCCTGCGTCAAGGCGATCGCGGCGATGGCGCGGCGCGAGGCCTCCGACCTGGGCGCAGCCTATGGCGGCGAGACGCCGAGCTTCGGCCCGGACTACCTGATTCCGCGTCCGCTGGACCCGCGCCTGCTGGTCGAGCTGTCGTCGGCCGTCGCGCAGGCGGCGATGGACTCGGGCGTGGCCACGCGCCCGATCGCCGACATGGAAGCCTACCGCGACAAGCTCGGCCAGTTCGTCTACCGCACCAGCCTGATGATGAAGCCGGTCTACGACCGCGCGCGCGCCGACAAGCAGCGCGTGGTGTATGCCGAAGGCGAGGAAGAAGTGGTGCTGCGCGCAGTGCAGAACGTGGTCGACGAAGGCCTGGCCTTCCCGATCCTGATCGGCCGCCCGGACGTCATCGAAGCACGCATCGAACGCATGGGCCTGCGCCTGACCGCCGGCGTGGACTTCGAGATCACCAACATCCTCGACGACCCCCGCTTCAACGACTACTGGCAGTATTACCACGCGCTCACCGAGCGCCGCGGCGTGACCGTGACCGCCGCCAAGGAGCTGATGCGCTCGCGTCCAACCCTGATCGCCGCAGTCATGGTGGCGCGCGGCGAAGCCGATGCGATGCTGTCCGGCGTGGTCGGGCGCTTCCACAAGAAGCTGGGTTACGCACGCAGCGTGATTCCGCTGGAACCGCGGGTGAGCTCCACCTCGGCGATGACCGGCGTGATCAACCAGCTGGGCGTGTTCTTCTTCCTCGATACCCATGTGCAGGAAGACCCCACGGTGGAGCAGGTGGTGGAAGCGACGTTGCAGGCCGCTTACCGCCTCAAGCTGTTCGGCATCGAGCCCAATATCGCACTGCTGTCGCACTCCAACTTCGGCAGTCACGACTCGCGCGATGCACTGAAGATGCGCCAGGTGCGCGAAGCGCTGCTCAAGCGCAAGCCCGAGCTCAACATCGACGGCGAAATGCAGGGCGACACCGCCTGGGACGAGGCGCTGCGCAAGCAGATCATGCCCAACAGCACCTTGAAGGGCCGCGCCAACCTGTTCGTGTTGCCGAACCTGGAAGCGGCCAACATCGCCTACAACCTGGTGCGCGTGTTCACCGACGGCGTGGCGATCGGCCCGATCCTGATGGGTATTTCCAAGCCCGTGCACATCCTCACCACCAGCGCCACCTCGCGCCGGGTGATGAACATGACCGCGATCGCCGCGGTGGATGCGCAGATCCGCAGGCAGCGCGATGCCGAGAAGAGTGCCAGCGAAAAAAGCGGTAGCTGA